A stretch of Pseudolysobacter antarcticus DNA encodes these proteins:
- a CDS encoding lysophospholipid acyltransferase family protein, which produces MSKHLPDALPPRAPQFAQNATRRFFRWLLGVCGWKLVGEIPNVPKVIAIVAPHSSWWDGWWALMFMVAMGFKVSFIAKNELFVGPLGWLLRKLGGLATDRSVANGTIGQLSAEFASRDQFWVALAPEGTRKKVQKWKSGFWHLARATDVPIVMVSLHYPDKTLGFGPLLETSDDLDADMARIRAYYVPFQGKHRGTV; this is translated from the coding sequence GTGAGCAAACATCTGCCAGATGCCTTGCCACCACGTGCGCCGCAATTTGCGCAAAACGCCACGCGGCGTTTTTTCCGCTGGCTGCTCGGCGTCTGTGGCTGGAAACTGGTCGGCGAAATTCCGAACGTACCCAAGGTCATCGCGATCGTCGCGCCGCATAGCTCGTGGTGGGATGGCTGGTGGGCGCTGATGTTCATGGTGGCGATGGGTTTCAAGGTGTCGTTCATCGCCAAGAACGAATTGTTCGTCGGCCCGCTCGGCTGGCTACTACGCAAACTCGGCGGACTCGCCACCGATCGCAGTGTGGCGAACGGCACGATCGGCCAGCTCAGCGCCGAGTTTGCGAGTCGTGATCAATTCTGGGTTGCGCTCGCACCCGAAGGCACGCGCAAGAAAGTACAGAAGTGGAAAAGTGGATTCTGGCACCTCGCCCGTGCCACCGACGTGCCGATCGTGATGGTATCGCTGCACTATCCCGACAAGACCCTCGGCTTCGGCCCGCTGCTCGAAACCAGCGACGATCTGGATGCCGACATGGCGCGCATCCGTGCGTATTACGTGCCGTTCCAGGGTAAGCATCGCGGCACGGTGTAG
- a CDS encoding DUF4097 family beta strand repeat-containing protein, translating to MRKSLLLLPLLFPLTALANECQFEASRDFQIDPAGLRALATELGSSDLQVEGVAGLTHIEVHGRACASEQAWLTDLDVAQKRDGDRVVLTPAHPQRNNSFGLFHSSYAYIDLHVRMPTSLLLDIHSGSGDAVVRDLAALNFSAGSGDLAAKNITGPMQVKVSSGDVQASDIGGLEVTSAGSGNITAGQVHGDIKVGHVGSGDLEFSDVSGGVSVDKVGSGNLDANRIKGDVSIGAIGSGDVHVDGVGGNFTVAAKGSGDIHQHNVSGRVDVPRSRDR from the coding sequence GTGCGCAAATCCCTGCTACTGCTTCCGCTGCTTTTCCCGCTCACCGCGCTGGCCAACGAATGCCAGTTCGAGGCGAGCCGCGATTTCCAGATCGATCCGGCCGGATTGCGCGCGCTGGCAACCGAGCTCGGCTCGTCCGATCTGCAAGTCGAAGGCGTCGCCGGACTCACGCATATCGAAGTCCATGGCCGCGCCTGCGCGTCCGAACAAGCGTGGTTGACCGATCTCGACGTGGCTCAGAAACGCGACGGCGATCGTGTCGTTCTCACGCCTGCGCATCCGCAGCGCAACAACAGTTTTGGTCTGTTCCATTCGAGCTACGCCTACATCGATCTGCACGTGCGTATGCCAACCAGTTTACTGTTGGATATTCATAGCGGCTCCGGCGATGCCGTAGTGCGCGATCTCGCGGCGCTGAATTTCAGCGCCGGCTCGGGCGATCTGGCGGCGAAAAATATCACCGGGCCGATGCAAGTCAAGGTCAGTTCCGGCGATGTGCAGGCCAGCGATATCGGCGGTCTAGAAGTGACGTCGGCCGGTTCTGGCAATATCACTGCCGGACAAGTGCACGGCGATATCAAGGTTGGTCATGTCGGCTCGGGCGACCTGGAATTTTCCGATGTCAGCGGCGGCGTGAGCGTCGACAAGGTAGGTTCGGGCAACCTGGATGCGAATCGTATCAAGGGCGATGTGAGCATCGGCGCGATCGGTTCGGGCGATGTCCATGTCGATGGCGTCGGTGGCAATTTCACCGTCGCCGCGAAGGGCAGCGGCGATATTCACCAGCATAATGTCAGCGGCCGCGTCGACGTGCCACGCAGTCGCGATCGCTGA
- a CDS encoding LysR family transcriptional regulator, which yields MDKGKSVLPPPGKVATRGRPRKNAADTQRAPERFYYKGNRLKQLRAFCYTVKLGTLSRAAEALFLSQPSISLQLGALEKELGMRLLERTRRRVQLTRAGQALYDLALPMIDGLEGLESEFLSRLKRQDAGELNIAAGASTIQYLLPALVQAFRAQHPTVRLQLHNVTGKDGLALLRSDEVDFAVGSMIDVPNDLAYESVYHFDPMLIMPEDHALANKADVQLEDLSPYGLILPPRRLTTYRLVDLIFQQRKVPFHVAIEVGGWDVIKQYVAMGLGISIVTGICLTPNDRLAVRNMKQYFPQRSYGVVIRKGKYLSPQAHAFINLIRPALFSHRDYYEAGHSER from the coding sequence ATGGACAAAGGTAAATCCGTACTACCGCCACCCGGCAAGGTCGCGACGCGCGGACGACCGCGCAAAAATGCCGCGGATACGCAACGCGCACCCGAACGTTTCTACTACAAAGGCAATCGCCTCAAGCAACTGCGTGCGTTCTGTTACACCGTGAAACTCGGCACCTTGTCACGCGCGGCCGAAGCGCTGTTTTTGAGCCAGCCATCGATCAGCCTGCAGCTCGGTGCGCTCGAAAAAGAACTCGGCATGCGGCTGCTCGAACGCACGCGTCGTCGGGTGCAACTCACGCGCGCCGGCCAGGCGTTATACGATCTCGCGCTGCCGATGATCGATGGCCTGGAAGGTCTCGAAAGCGAATTTCTCAGTCGCTTGAAAAGGCAGGATGCGGGCGAGCTGAATATCGCCGCGGGCGCATCGACCATCCAGTATCTGCTGCCGGCGCTGGTGCAGGCGTTTCGCGCGCAACATCCGACCGTGCGCCTGCAATTGCACAACGTTACCGGCAAGGATGGTCTGGCGTTGCTGCGCTCGGACGAGGTCGATTTTGCGGTCGGCTCAATGATCGATGTGCCGAACGATCTGGCCTACGAATCGGTGTATCACTTCGACCCGATGCTGATCATGCCCGAGGATCATGCGCTCGCGAACAAGGCCGACGTGCAGCTCGAAGACCTCAGTCCGTATGGCTTGATTCTACCGCCGCGTCGACTCACCACGTATCGCCTGGTCGACCTGATTTTTCAGCAGCGCAAGGTGCCGTTCCACGTCGCCATCGAAGTCGGCGGCTGGGATGTGATCAAGCAATACGTCGCGATGGGTTTAGGCATTTCCATCGTCACCGGCATTTGCCTGACGCCGAACGACCGGCTCGCCGTGCGCAACATGAAACAGTATTTTCCGCAGCGCAGTTACGGCGTGGTGATCCGCAAGGGCAAGTACCTGAGTCCGCAGGCGCACGCGTTCATCAACCTCATTCGCCCGGCGCTGTTCTCCCACCGGGACTATTACGAGGCGGGTCATTCGGAGCGTTGA
- the aceB gene encoding malate synthase A — MSVSKHSASPAVVTASAALLPGYASILTPEALAFLAELHRQFDSTRLALLAAREERQARFDAGELPDFLAETRAIRESDWQVAEIPAALQDRRVEITGPVDRKMIINALNSGARVFMADFEDSTCPTWENLLDGQINLRDANAGTIVFTSAEGREYKLNEHIATLIVRPRGWHLPEKHVSVDGVLMSASLFDFGLYAFHNAQRLSTRALGPFFYLPKLQSHKEAALWDEVMAFAEVRLGLAIGTMKVTVLIETLPAVFEMHEILHALKGRIAGLNCGRWDYIFSYLKTFRAHRDHVLPERSQVNMTVPFLKNYSELLIQTCHRRGAFAMGGMAAQIPISGDATANEAAMARVRADKLREVTAGHDGTWVAHPGLIPLAMEIFNAHMPTPNQLDVKRDDVHVERDQLIAPSLGGITRAGVRNNIDVGVRYLAAWLDGLGCVPIHNLMEDAATAEISRTQLWQWLHHGELKLDDGTPLDFVLFDALLNEVGAELAPLAIPGRARIAEAAALFGELTHAKRLADFLTLPAYERLA, encoded by the coding sequence ATGTCAGTATCGAAGCACAGCGCAAGCCCCGCCGTCGTGACTGCGAGCGCCGCACTGCTACCCGGTTATGCGTCGATCCTGACGCCGGAGGCTTTGGCTTTCCTGGCCGAACTGCACCGCCAATTCGACAGCACACGCCTTGCTTTGCTGGCCGCGCGCGAGGAGCGCCAAGCGCGTTTTGACGCTGGCGAATTGCCGGATTTCCTGGCCGAAACGCGCGCCATCCGCGAATCCGACTGGCAAGTGGCGGAAATCCCTGCTGCGCTGCAAGATCGCCGTGTCGAGATCACCGGTCCGGTGGATCGCAAGATGATCATCAACGCGCTGAATTCCGGCGCCCGCGTGTTCATGGCCGACTTCGAGGATTCGACCTGCCCGACCTGGGAAAACCTGCTGGACGGCCAGATCAATCTGCGCGATGCGAATGCCGGCACGATTGTTTTTACTTCGGCCGAGGGTCGCGAATACAAACTCAACGAGCACATCGCTACCTTGATCGTGCGTCCGCGCGGCTGGCATCTGCCGGAGAAACACGTGTCGGTGGATGGTGTGCTGATGTCCGCCAGCCTGTTCGATTTTGGTCTGTACGCTTTCCACAATGCGCAGCGCCTTAGCACCCGCGCGCTCGGTCCGTTCTTCTATCTGCCGAAACTGCAGAGCCACAAGGAAGCCGCATTGTGGGATGAGGTGATGGCTTTTGCCGAGGTGCGCCTCGGCCTGGCGATCGGCACGATGAAGGTGACGGTGCTGATCGAAACGCTGCCTGCGGTGTTCGAGATGCACGAGATCCTGCACGCGCTGAAGGGCCGTATCGCCGGCCTGAATTGCGGACGCTGGGATTACATTTTCAGCTATCTGAAAACCTTCCGTGCGCATCGCGATCACGTCCTGCCGGAACGCAGCCAGGTCAACATGACCGTGCCGTTCCTCAAAAATTATTCCGAGCTGCTGATCCAGACCTGTCACCGCCGCGGCGCGTTCGCAATGGGCGGCATGGCGGCGCAGATTCCGATCAGCGGCGACGCAACTGCGAACGAAGCCGCGATGGCGCGCGTACGTGCCGACAAGTTGCGTGAAGTTACTGCCGGTCACGATGGTACGTGGGTGGCGCATCCGGGTTTGATTCCACTGGCGATGGAAATTTTCAATGCGCATATGCCGACGCCGAATCAGCTCGACGTGAAACGCGACGATGTGCATGTCGAGCGCGATCAACTCATCGCGCCATCGCTCGGCGGCATCACGCGCGCCGGCGTGCGCAACAACATCGACGTCGGCGTGCGTTATCTCGCGGCGTGGCTGGACGGACTCGGCTGCGTACCGATTCACAACCTAATGGAAGATGCCGCGACCGCCGAAATTTCGCGCACGCAATTGTGGCAATGGCTGCACCACGGCGAGCTCAAACTGGACGATGGCACGCCGCTGGATTTTGTCCTGTTCGATGCGCTGCTGAATGAGGTCGGCGCCGAACTCGCGCCGCTCGCGATTCCCGGCCGTGCGCGTATCGCCGAAGCCGCGGCCTTGTTTGGCGAACTCACGCACGCCAAGCGCCTCGCCGATTTCCTCACGCTGCCGGCGTACGAACGCCTTGCGTGA
- the aceA gene encoding isocitrate lyase: protein MKTTLPTADQLKLEWSNNSRWAGIKRPYTAEEVVRLRGTVQIEHSLARRGAERLWRSLHEESYVNALGALTGNQAMQQVKAGLKAIYLSGWQVAADANTAGEMYPDQSLYPVDSVPNVVRKINQTLTRADQIYHAEGKDEIDWLVPIVADAEAGFGGVLNAHELMKHMIEAGAAGVHFEDQLASAKKCGHMGGKVLVPTQEAVQKLIAARLAADIAGVPTIIVARTDAMGAALLTSDVDENDRPFCNGKRTVEGFYEAREGIEQAISRGLAYAPYADLIWCETSTPSLAQAKQFADAIHAKFPGKLLAYNCSPSFNWKKNLDEATIASFQKDLGAMGYKFQFITLAGFHALNYSMWNLAQGYKERQMAAYVELQEAEFAAEPRGYTAAKHQREVGTGYFDLVNEVINGGTSSLSALHGSTEQEQFHAKASAA from the coding sequence ATGAAAACGACGCTCCCCACCGCCGACCAGCTGAAGCTGGAATGGTCGAACAATTCCCGCTGGGCCGGCATCAAGCGCCCGTACACTGCCGAAGAAGTGGTGCGCCTGCGCGGCACCGTGCAGATCGAACATTCGCTCGCGCGCCGCGGCGCCGAACGGCTGTGGCGTTCGCTGCACGAAGAAAGTTACGTCAACGCGCTCGGCGCGCTGACCGGCAACCAGGCCATGCAGCAGGTCAAGGCCGGCCTCAAGGCGATTTATCTATCCGGCTGGCAAGTGGCCGCCGATGCCAACACCGCCGGCGAAATGTATCCCGATCAATCCTTGTATCCGGTCGACTCCGTGCCGAACGTGGTGCGCAAGATCAACCAGACTCTCACGCGTGCCGACCAGATTTATCACGCCGAAGGCAAAGATGAAATCGACTGGCTGGTGCCGATCGTGGCCGATGCCGAAGCCGGTTTCGGTGGCGTGCTCAACGCGCACGAGCTCATGAAACACATGATCGAGGCCGGTGCGGCCGGCGTGCATTTCGAGGATCAACTGGCCTCGGCGAAAAAGTGCGGCCACATGGGCGGCAAGGTGCTGGTGCCGACACAGGAAGCAGTGCAGAAACTCATCGCCGCGCGTCTTGCTGCCGATATCGCCGGCGTGCCGACGATCATCGTCGCACGCACCGACGCGATGGGCGCCGCGTTGCTGACCTCGGATGTGGATGAGAACGATCGACCGTTCTGCAACGGCAAGCGTACCGTCGAAGGTTTTTACGAAGCACGCGAAGGCATCGAACAAGCAATTTCGCGCGGTCTCGCTTACGCGCCGTATGCCGACCTGATCTGGTGCGAAACCTCGACACCGTCGCTGGCGCAGGCCAAGCAGTTTGCCGATGCGATCCACGCCAAGTTTCCGGGCAAGTTGCTCGCCTACAATTGCTCGCCGAGCTTCAACTGGAAGAAGAATCTCGATGAAGCCACGATCGCGAGTTTCCAGAAAGACCTCGGCGCGATGGGCTACAAATTCCAGTTCATCACGCTCGCCGGTTTCCATGCGCTGAATTATTCGATGTGGAATCTCGCGCAAGGTTACAAGGAGCGCCAGATGGCCGCGTATGTCGAGTTGCAGGAAGCCGAATTCGCGGCCGAACCGCGCGGCTACACCGCCGCCAAACACCAGCGCGAAGTCGGCACCGGTTATTTCGATCTGGTCAATGAAGTCATCAATGGCGGTACATCGTCGCTATCGGCCTTGCACGGTTCGACCGAGCAGGAACAGTTCCACGCCAAGGCCAGCGCGGCCTGA
- a CDS encoding GGDEF domain-containing protein: MSNLPTTPSSAAADLAANQAKARAPLLPRELSDDELAVFAAVSTRRDLDVGEIVFQHGEVGRCMYIIESGEIRLEFGDDLPDKLIGERTFFGELTLFIGNHARGATAIAATPATVHVVDHAAFEQLMLHEPRHLAHFMRRSFSYLVASEQQLIANQKRRNEDLLATLNSLHLTQSELAATERLVQTDELTNLCNRRGLYRFLKRVQEGPAMDSALGLLLVDLDQFKRINDHCGHAIGDQVLRAAGQEVLSAAAASDLPCRLGGDEFALLTYVANIEELEMRAAQIASAIRSLRFPSPNQHLRISVSIGGGMCALDQPWANWYSEADAALYDIKARGGDGWLILGSNASVNRPSASDSAACVAEQIRP; the protein is encoded by the coding sequence TTGTCGAACCTACCGACCACACCATCGTCTGCCGCCGCTGATCTGGCGGCAAATCAGGCCAAGGCTCGCGCGCCATTGTTGCCGCGCGAGCTGAGCGATGACGAACTCGCCGTATTTGCAGCGGTCAGTACGCGTCGTGATTTGGACGTGGGCGAAATCGTTTTTCAGCACGGCGAAGTCGGTCGCTGCATGTACATTATCGAGTCGGGCGAAATCCGTCTGGAATTCGGCGACGATCTGCCCGACAAATTGATCGGCGAGCGTACTTTTTTCGGCGAGCTGACTTTGTTCATCGGCAACCACGCGCGCGGCGCAACTGCGATCGCGGCGACGCCGGCCACGGTGCATGTGGTCGATCATGCCGCCTTCGAACAACTCATGCTGCACGAGCCACGCCACCTCGCGCATTTCATGCGGCGCTCGTTTTCGTATCTGGTGGCGAGCGAACAGCAATTGATCGCCAATCAGAAACGCCGCAACGAAGATCTGCTCGCCACGCTGAATTCACTGCATCTGACCCAATCCGAACTCGCCGCCACCGAACGCTTGGTGCAAACCGACGAGCTCACCAATCTGTGCAATCGTCGCGGCCTGTATCGGTTTCTCAAGCGCGTGCAGGAAGGCCCGGCGATGGATAGTGCGCTTGGTTTGTTGCTGGTGGATCTGGATCAGTTCAAACGCATCAACGATCATTGCGGCCATGCGATCGGCGATCAGGTATTGCGTGCGGCCGGGCAGGAGGTGCTCAGCGCCGCTGCCGCCTCGGATCTGCCGTGCCGGCTTGGCGGCGATGAATTTGCGTTGCTCACTTACGTCGCAAATATCGAGGAGCTGGAAATGCGCGCCGCGCAGATCGCCAGCGCGATTCGCTCGTTACGTTTCCCGTCGCCGAATCAGCATTTGCGCATCAGCGTCAGCATCGGCGGCGGCATGTGCGCGCTCGATCAGCCGTGGGCAAACTGGTATAGCGAGGCCGATGCTGCGCTGTATGACATCAAGGCGCGCGGCGGTGATGGCTGGTTGATTCTCGGCAGTAATGCGTCGGTAAATCGACCGTCGGCCAGCGATTCGGCAGCATGCGTGGCGGAACAGATCAGGCCCTGA
- a CDS encoding putative peptide modification system cyclase, with translation MSAVELPQLETSGTAWGPVLRTLLVCDLVDSTALVQRLGDQLASELMRKHDRVARALLTRHSGQEIDKTDGFLVLFERPIQAIGFALAYQRALRQLSEEETTELRARVGIHVGEVILWNNSAADIASGAKRVEVEGLVKPIAARLMHLALPGQVLVSGMAYSLSQRAQGELDHDMEAPRWRMHGHYDFKGVNQSVPVFEVGEALLAPFRAPPTGDKARRVLPWWRRPPFLIAEIFALILAIGVPVYLTMRSQPALAFGARDWVVIGDLRNLTGQTVFDASLDAALRLSLEQSRYVNIVSSLQVRDTLKRMNRAIDTTVDRGVGAEIALREGARALILPSIAEVGGRVRVVTEVIDPHTQTTVYANTADGIGMESVLGSVDNVAHELREKLGEALTSINNDSQPLPKVTTSNLDALRAYALAERAYIEGRIGETLELFDQAIKLDSKFALAYMGKARVHLGAEDRATALIELNQANTLRQHLAPRDALRLDAYLAMYGDPSAMLEKWKLYGTLYPDAYFAHINYADQASMYTNQYEDAIVETRKAIVEHNPGVGSAYYLLGHLYLAIEKYDDAFASLKQAQSLQAQRMGLVIVNAYAATRQFDQANRTFAEGRRSGVASNDLSRNITAISLPLDQGHWQDALAHASQYILTADSVGPLYGRLSRSTELSLLVLSETGGDYAKRLKPFLESEISLLHRVDVDHDVTLFNVLIAAYLAARSDNSDLSANAIKAVRDTARISGYPNVRNMLVIAQAELARNSGKSEDAINLLKAELKGTELYLTHVALRDAYVTASKYESALTESGWLAEHRGRAYEEYNNLEALQPLNIAESNLALLHKAELSSKLGRKEKSLEYMADFRKAWPNANQLAFLSQRINSLSPLGD, from the coding sequence ATGAGCGCAGTCGAATTACCACAGCTTGAAACCAGCGGTACGGCTTGGGGGCCGGTACTACGGACGCTGCTGGTCTGCGATCTGGTCGACAGCACCGCGCTCGTGCAACGCCTCGGCGATCAGCTCGCGTCCGAACTCATGCGCAAGCACGATCGTGTGGCGCGCGCCTTGCTCACGCGTCACAGCGGACAGGAAATCGACAAGACCGATGGCTTTCTGGTGTTGTTCGAACGTCCCATTCAAGCGATCGGTTTTGCGCTCGCTTATCAGCGCGCGTTGCGCCAGCTCAGCGAAGAAGAAACCACCGAATTGCGCGCGCGTGTGGGCATCCATGTTGGCGAAGTCATCTTGTGGAATAACAGCGCCGCCGATATCGCCAGCGGCGCCAAGCGCGTCGAAGTTGAAGGTCTGGTCAAGCCCATCGCAGCGCGCCTCATGCACCTCGCGTTGCCTGGCCAGGTGCTGGTTTCCGGAATGGCGTATTCGCTCTCGCAACGCGCGCAGGGTGAACTCGATCACGATATGGAAGCGCCGCGCTGGCGCATGCACGGCCACTACGATTTCAAGGGCGTCAACCAGAGCGTGCCGGTGTTCGAAGTCGGCGAAGCCTTGCTTGCGCCATTTCGCGCACCACCAACCGGCGACAAGGCTCGCCGCGTACTGCCATGGTGGCGCCGTCCGCCGTTTTTGATCGCGGAAATTTTTGCGTTGATCCTGGCCATCGGCGTGCCGGTGTATCTCACCATGCGCAGCCAGCCCGCGCTCGCATTCGGCGCGCGTGACTGGGTGGTGATCGGCGACCTGCGCAACCTCACCGGCCAGACCGTATTCGATGCCTCGCTCGACGCCGCCTTGCGTCTGAGCCTGGAGCAATCGCGCTACGTCAATATCGTCTCGTCGCTGCAAGTGCGCGATACGCTCAAGCGCATGAACCGCGCGATCGACACTACGGTGGATCGTGGCGTCGGCGCCGAGATTGCGCTGCGCGAAGGCGCACGCGCATTGATCCTGCCGAGCATCGCCGAAGTCGGCGGCCGGGTGCGCGTAGTCACCGAGGTGATCGACCCGCACACACAAACCACCGTCTACGCCAACACCGCCGATGGCATCGGCATGGAATCCGTACTCGGCTCGGTGGATAACGTCGCACACGAATTACGCGAGAAGTTGGGCGAGGCACTCACATCGATCAATAACGACAGTCAGCCATTGCCGAAAGTAACGACTAGCAATCTGGATGCGCTGCGGGCTTATGCATTGGCCGAACGCGCTTATATCGAAGGCCGAATTGGTGAAACCCTGGAGTTATTCGATCAAGCGATCAAACTCGATTCGAAATTCGCCTTAGCCTATATGGGAAAAGCGAGGGTACACTTGGGCGCAGAAGATCGTGCTACGGCGCTAATCGAGTTGAATCAAGCAAACACTTTACGGCAACACCTAGCGCCACGTGATGCGCTCAGACTAGATGCCTATCTTGCAATGTATGGCGATCCGTCGGCAATGCTCGAAAAATGGAAACTCTACGGAACATTGTATCCCGATGCTTATTTCGCACATATCAATTATGCGGATCAGGCTTCGATGTATACCAATCAGTATGAAGACGCGATTGTCGAAACACGAAAAGCTATCGTAGAGCATAATCCCGGAGTCGGTTCGGCCTATTACTTGCTGGGGCACCTATACCTTGCTATCGAAAAATATGACGATGCTTTTGCCAGCCTGAAGCAAGCCCAATCTCTACAGGCACAGCGTATGGGGTTGGTCATAGTTAACGCTTACGCAGCCACCCGTCAATTTGATCAGGCAAACAGAACTTTTGCGGAGGGCAGGCGTAGCGGCGTTGCAAGCAACGACCTGAGTCGTAATATCACAGCCATTTCTCTACCGTTGGATCAGGGCCACTGGCAAGATGCGTTGGCTCACGCGTCTCAGTATATTCTTACCGCCGATAGCGTAGGTCCACTCTATGGCCGCCTTTCTCGGTCAACTGAGCTGAGCCTGCTTGTATTGTCCGAGACTGGCGGCGACTATGCGAAGCGCCTGAAACCGTTTTTGGAAAGCGAAATATCCCTTTTGCATCGCGTTGATGTTGATCACGATGTCACTCTTTTCAATGTGCTAATTGCCGCATATTTAGCCGCGCGTAGCGACAATAGCGATTTGTCTGCAAACGCGATCAAGGCCGTGCGCGACACTGCTCGCATAAGTGGCTATCCCAATGTTAGGAATATGCTCGTCATCGCTCAGGCCGAATTAGCACGTAATAGTGGAAAATCCGAAGACGCTATCAACCTGCTAAAGGCCGAATTGAAAGGAACCGAACTTTATTTAACTCACGTCGCTTTGCGCGACGCATACGTAACGGCCAGCAAGTATGAAAGTGCGTTGACTGAATCCGGATGGTTGGCGGAACATCGCGGCCGGGCTTACGAGGAATATAATAATTTGGAAGCGCTGCAGCCGCTAAATATTGCCGAGTCCAACCTTGCGTTGCTTCACAAGGCTGAACTCAGCAGCAAGCTTGGCAGGAAGGAAAAGTCACTCGAGTATATGGCTGATTTTCGCAAAGCCTGGCCCAATGCGAACCAACTCGCGTTTCTTTCCCAACGTATCAATAGCTTGTCCCCTCTAGGCGATTAA
- a CDS encoding NHLP-related RiPP peptide: MAGEPLPQNVVETLLDKLATDDTFRDLFQNDQEAALKQIGLKNPKNYCECAHPPKLPSKQAIEQTRTALQSQLTSNLGMMVFKA; this comes from the coding sequence ATGGCTGGCGAACCGTTACCGCAAAACGTAGTCGAGACGTTGCTCGACAAACTCGCGACTGATGATACGTTTCGCGATTTGTTTCAGAATGATCAAGAGGCCGCGTTGAAGCAGATCGGCTTGAAAAATCCGAAGAATTATTGCGAGTGCGCACATCCGCCCAAGCTACCTAGTAAGCAGGCTATTGAGCAGACGCGGACAGCATTACAGTCTCAGTTGACGTCCAATCTTGGCATGATGGTTTTCAAGGCTTAA